A window of Variovorax paradoxus genomic DNA:
GGAACGGATAGCGCGCGCATTCCTTCAGCGACACGCGCGCATGGTTGGCCAGCGGATGGCCGGGCGGCATCACCACGCCGATCGGCAGGTTGGCCAGCGCCACCGCCGCCACGCCGCCGGGCAGCCGGCTCACGAAGGTCATGCCCACGTCGACCTGGCCCGACATCACCATCTGCGCCACGTCCATGGGCTGTACCGCGGTGATGGTGTACGTGACCGCCGGGAACACCTGCAGGAAATCTTCCACCGCCGAGGGCAGCAGGTCTTCGAAGAACGAGTCCATGGCGGCCACCTTCACGTGGCCAGTGCGCTCGCCCTTGAGCGCGTCGAGCTCGGTGCGCATCACCTGGTACTGGTGCAGCGTCTCCTGCGCATGCTTGAGCAGGCGCTCGCCGGCCGCGTTCAGGCGCAGGCCGTTGGGCATGCGGTCGAACAGCTCCACGCCCAGTTCGTCCTCCAGCTTGTGGATCTGCCGGTTGACCGCGCTCGCCGCAACGAAGAGCCGCTCCGAGGCCTTGCGCACCGAGCCGCAGCTCGCCACCTCGATGAAGTATTTGAGAATGCTGGCGTGCATCAGCCGGCCCTCCCGTGCGCGCAGGCGTCATCCGGCCAGCCTCGCGCGCTCCAGGGCGATGCCGGGGTGGTCGCAGGCCACCGGCCCGATGTCGGCCGCCCCGCCGGGCGAACCCAGCCCGCTGACGTTCGCCGCGAAGAAGTCGCGGTTGATGGCCGTGAAATGTGCCATTTCGGGCGGCAGCCGAAGGTCTTCGTAGATGGCCTGCGTGGGGCAGGCGGACACGCAAACGCCGCAGTCGATGCATTCATCCGGGTGAATGTACAGAGTGCGCTCGCCTTCGTAGATGCAATCGACCGGACAGCACTTGACGCAAGCGCCGTCCTTGATGTCGATGCAGGCGCCGGTGATGACGTGGGGCATGGCACGTACCTTCGCTGACGCGGCCGGCCTAGCGGCCCAGCCACTGCGGCTTGCGCTTCTGCTGGAAGGCCAGCACGCCCTCGTCGGCATCCTGCGACTGCAGCGCCGCCACCAGCGCCGGCAGCCGCATGCGGTGCGCCTCGGCCGGCGACAGCGTGCCGGTGCGGCGCACCACCTGCTTGATGGCCTTGAGCGACAGCGGCGCACAGGCCAGCATCTGCTGCACCCAGCGGTTCACGGCCGTGTCGAGCTCGGCGCGCGGCACCACTTCGTTGACCAGGCCCATCTCCAGCGCGCGCTGCGCCTTCACGCGCTGGCCGGTGAGCATCATGCCCATGGCCTGGCGGTAGGGAATCTGGCGCTGCAGCAGCAGCATGCCGCCGTCCAGCGGCAGCCGGCCGACCAATGGCTCGGGCAGGCCGAAGCTGGCCTCCTCGCAGGCCACGACGATGTCGCAGCCCAGCACCATCTCGAAGCCGCCGCCCAGCGCCAGGCCGTTGACGCGCGCGATCACCGGCACGTCGAGCGTCTCGCGCAACGCGATGCCGCCGAAGCCGCCGGGGCGCGCGGCCGCCCAGTACTCCACGCCCTTGAGGTTGGAGGTGTTCTTCAGGTCCGCGCCCGCGCAGAACGAACGCTCGCCCGCGCCGGTCAGCACCACGGCGCGGATGTCGCTGCGCGATTCGATGTCGCTCCAGATGCGCTGCAGCTCGGCCTCGGTCGGCAGGTCGACCGCATTGAGCACCTCGGGCCGGTCGATGGTGACCGTCGCGACATGGTCGATGACTTCGAAGAGCACGCTCATGCGTCGGCCTCCTCGATCAGCGCGCGCGCCTCGGCCAACACTTCCGCCGTGTGTTGCCCGAGCTTGGGCGGCTCGCGGCGCAGGGCGGCCTTGGCGGCCGACATCTGGATGGGGCTGCCGATGAACTTCAGCGCGCGGCCCGAGGGCGTGCCGCCTTCCAGGATCATCCCGTTGTGCAGCGTCTGCGGATCGACCAGCGCCTCGCGCATGTCGCGCACCGGGGCGGACAGCAGGTCTTGCTCTTCCAGCTTTACGAGCCAGTGCTCGCGCGTGTTGCTCGCAAAGCGCTCGTGGAAGATCGCATGCAGCGCGGCCTTGTTGGCGAACTGCGCCTTCAGCGTGGCATAGCGCGCATCGAGCGACAGGTCTTCGAGGCCCAGCGCCGTGCAGATGTCGCGCAGCGGATTGGCCTTGAACGCCCCCACCAGCACCAGCGGCCCGGTCTGCGTATCGAACACGCCCGACAGCGGCATGGCGGCCCAGTTCACTTCGGAGTCTTCCATCATCACCATGGCCGCTTCCTGCATCTGCATGGCCAGCATGGAGTTGTAGAGCGACACCGAGATCTTCTGCCCCTCGCCCGTGCGCTCGCGCTGCAGCAGCGCCAGCAGAATGCCCTGCACCATGTGCATGCCGGCGGTGTAGTCGGCCAGCGCCGTGGGATAAATCGACACCGGCACCGAGGCGTCGGCGCGGCGCGCCATCACGCCGGTGAGCGCCTGCGCGAGCACGTCCTGGCCCCCCTTGTGGGCGTAGGGGCCGGTCTCGCCGAAGCCGGTGCCCACGGCGTAGATGATGCGCGGGTTGAGCCGCTTGCAGTCTTCGTAGCCCAAGCCCAGCCGTTCCATCACCCCGGCGCGGAAGTTGTTGGTGACCACGTCGGCGCCGGCGATCAGCGCCTTCACCAGCTCCATCTGCGCCTCGTCGCGCAGGTCGATTTCCACGCTGCGCTTGTTGCGGTTGAGGCTGCAGAAGATCGGGTTGTCTTCGCCAGCCACCGGCGCGAAGGTCGAGCGGCTCAGGTCGCCCGCGCCCTTGCGCTCGATCTTGATCACGTCGGCGCCGTGGTCGGCCAGCATCTGCGTGCAGACCGGGCCCATCATGACCTGGGTGAAGTCGATCACGCGGATGCCGTCCAGCGGCATTGCATTGGCAGCGGTCGTCATGCGGCCTCCTTCGCGAACGAACGGGCGATGGCGGGCACGTCGGCGTTCGGTCCCTTCTGGTCGCCGGGGTCGGCGCCCTGGGCGCGCAGCGTTTTCTGCAGCTTCGCGATGTCGACCTCGCGCACCGTCACGCCGGCGTTCAGGGCCAGCGCGGCCGCCGTGCCGGTGGCCTCGCCCATCGCCATGCAGGGCGGGATCTCGCGCGAGATCTTCTGCGCGGCCGAAGTGGCCGAGTAGTGGCGACCGGCCACCAGCAGGTTCTCGACACTGCGCGGCAGCAGCGTGCGGTAGGGGTAGTAGTAGTCGCGCCCACGCGCCACGCTGTCCTCGAAGCGGGTGCGCTGGGACACGTCTTCCTTGGTCATCACGTAGGCGCCTTCGAGCAGGCGGGTCTGGCGGATGCCGGTCTGCGGCGCCATGTCGATCAGCGTGCACTTCCCAAAGCCCGGCAGCTTCGCGCGCACGAACTCGATCACCTTGTGGATGGTGGCGCGGCCCTGCACCTCGGCGCGCGTCAGGTCACTCACCTTCAGGCCGTCCAGGCCCGGCATGTGCGGGCAGTTGCACCACACCACGCCCGGCAGCGGCGTCTTGAGCCACCATGCTTCCCACGCGCCGCCGAGCATGTGCTTGATCTCGCGATCCAGCGCCTGCCAGGCCACGGGCTCATCGCGCTCGAAGCGCTCGGCTTCTTCGGTATCAACGCCGCCGAGGCGGAACACCGTGGTCACGATGTAGCTGCCGCTGATGTGCGGCGCACCGGCCGAGGCGGCCACGTCGAGGTCGCCGGTGGTGTCGATCACCACCTTGCCCAGGATGGCTTCGCGCCCGCCCTTGGTCTCGCAGACCACGCCCTTGACCTTGCCGTCTTCCACCAGCGTGCGCGAGAACCACGAATGCAGCCGCAGCTCGATGCCGGCCTGCAGCACCATTTCGAGCGAAGTGCGCTTCCATGCGTCGGGGTCGAAGGCGGCGGCGAAGCAGATGGGATGCGGCTTTTCCTTGCTGTGGAAGTCGTAGGTGCCCCAGCGCTTCCAGCGGCGCACCGATTCGGGCAGCGTGCCCCATTCGTGCTGTCGCGGGTATTCGGCCAGGCCGAGCGCGGACATGCGCTCGATCATCTCCAGGCAGATGCCGCGCACCGAAATTTCCTGCTGGTGGCTGTCCCACATGTCGTCGAGCACCAGCACCATGCCGCCCGAGGCCAGGCCGCCCAGGTGGTTGTAGCGCTCCAGCAGCGTCACGCTCGCGCCGTTGCGCGCGGCGGCCAGCGCCGCAGCCTGCCCGGCGGGGCCGCCGCCGACCACCACCACGTCCGATTCGGCTGCCACGCGAACATCGTGCGCGGGCTCCTGCATCCAGTCGCCAATACGGCTCATAGAACTCTCCTGTTGAAATGTTTGGATGTGTTTGAAATTGCCGGCTGAATCCGTCGTTCAGCCGGTCATTGGGTGTTCTCGGGCTGCCAGCGGATCACCAGCTTCTCCGCCAGCGCGACCAGCAGGAAGAACAGCCCCGAGAGCGTTGCGCTCATCACGATCGCGGCGTAGAGCAGCGGCGAATCGAAGTTGAATGTGGCCTGCAAAATCATTGCGCCGATGCCCACCGTGGCACCGACCCACTCGCCCACCACCGCGCCGATCACGCACATCGACGCCGCGATGCGCAGGGCCGAGAACAGATAGGGCAGCGCGTTCAGCAGACGCAGGCGAAAGAAGATCTCGGTCTTGCTGGCCGACAGCACGCGCATCAGCTCCATCGCCTGCGGGTTGACCGACTCCAGCCCGCGCACCATGTTCACCAGCGTGGGAAAGAAGCACACCAGCGCGGCGATGGTGATCTTCGGCTCCACGCCGTTGCCCATGATGAGCACCAGCACGGGCGCCTTCGCGACCAGCGGCACCGCGTTGAACATCAGCACCACGGGAAAGAAGATGTCCTGCAGCGTCTTGTTGTGCACGAAGATCGTCGCGATGACGATGGCCGCGAGGTTGCCCAGCACGAAGCCGCCGGCTGCCTCGAAGGCCGTGGGCAGCAGGTTGTCGAGCAGCACGTCGCGCTTGGCGTAGAGCGTTTCCAGCACGGCCCACGGCGTGGGCGCGATGAAGGGCTTGACGCCGAACACGACGATCACGGCCCACCACAGCAGGATCAGCCCGACGATGCCCAGCGCGGGCAGGACGCGGCGTCGCCAGATGCGCTTCTGCCGCGCGGCGGCCCAGGCGAGGTATTCGGGATCGGCCGAAGGCGGCGCGCCGATCGCGCCCGGTGCCCCCGGCACGGTGGTATCGATGGAACGGGTATTCATGGCATCGGCCTCAGCAGGTTTCCAGCACGCGCCGCAGATGGCTCGTGAGACGGACGAACTCGGGGGTCTCGCGCACTTCGAGCGTGCGTTCGGCGGGCAGCTCGACCGGCACGATCTCGCGCACGCGACCGGGGTTGGCGGCCAGCATCAGCACGCGCTGGCCGAGGAAGGCCGCCTCGTGGATGCTGTGGGTCACGAAGAGAATCGTCACGCCGGTCTCGCGCCACACGCGCAGGATCTCTTCGTTGAGCCGGTCGCGCGTGATCTCGTCGAGCGCGCCGAAGGGCTCGTCCATCAGCAGGATCTTCGGGTCGCTGGCAAGGGCGCGCGCAATCGACACGCGCTGTCGCTGGCCGCCCGACATCTCGTGCGGAAATGCGTTCAGGCGGTCCTTCAGGCCCACCAGTTCGAGCAGTTCCCGAGGCGAACGGCGGCCCTTGCGGCTCGCGCCGCCGCCCACCTGCAGCGGCAGTTCCACGTTCTGCAGCGCGGTGCGCCAGGGCAGCAGCGCCGCGTCCTGGAACACGAAGCCGATGTCGCGGTTCTTGCGCGCGGCCTGCGGCGTGGACGACAGCACTTCGATGTGGCCGCGGCTGGGCTGCAGCAGGTCGGCCACCACGCGCAGGAAGGTCGACTTGCCGCAGCCCGAGGGGCCCAGCAGCGTGAGGAATTCGCCCTGCGCCACGTCGAGGTCCAGGCTCTTGATGGCGGTGACGTCGCGGCGCTCGGTGAAGAAGCGCACGCCGATGTCGCGGCAGGCAATCGCTGGGGCGGACACGGGTGGTGCGTTGAGAACGGCGGCCATGTCGGGTCAGCCCTTCATGGCGCGCGCGGCGGCGGTGGCCTTGAGCGCGTCGAGCGAGATCACGTCTTCCACCTTAGGCGTGCGCGCCGTGAACTGGCCCAGCTCCGCGTAGGTGTCGATCTGCTCCTGCCACACGGCCGGGTCCATCGCGCCCCAGCCCTGCGTCTGCGCCAGGCCGCCGAAGGCATATTCGAGCATCGCGTCGACCGCCACGCGCTCGTCCTCGCGCTTGAGGTTCGGGTACTCCTTCACCAGCATGTCGACCGCCGCGTCGCGGTTGGCGCGCACATGATGCCAGCCCTTGGCGGTGGCGCGCAGGAAGGCTTCGATCACCTTGGGCTGGGTCTCCAGCGTCTTTGTCGACGCGTAGTAAGGCAGCGCGTAGAGGCGTACGCCCGCATCCCACTGCGTGAGCGAGGCGATGTCCGGGCCCAGCACCTTGATGGCGGTGGTGTTGGTGAGCCAGCCGGTCACCACATCGACCTGACCCGTCAGCAGCGGCGACATGTCGGCGCCGATGGACACCACCTTGACGTCTTTCTCGGCGATCTTGTTCTTGGCCAGCAATGCGCGCAGCAGGATGCCCGCCGTCGAGGGAATGCCCACGCGCTTGCCGACCAGGTCTGCCGGCTTGCGCACCGGGTTCTTGGCGAGCGAAAAGTAGGTGTAGGGATGCTTCTGCGCGCCCACCGCGAAGCACTTGATCGGCAGGCCCTGCGACACCGCCAGCATGATCGACGGGCTCGACGAAACCTGCCCCACTTCGTAGCGGCCCGAGGCGATGATGGCCACGCCGTCGATGTTCGGCCCGCCCGGCTGGATCGCGAAGTCGATGCCTTCCTGCTCGTAGAAGCCCATGCGCTTGGCGACCACTTCGCCGATCTGGTTGCCGCCGACGATCCAGCCCAGCTGCATGTTGATGCGCGCCTTGCCCTGCGCGAAGGCGTCGACCGAAAGCAGCCCACCGGCTGAGAGTCCGCCTGCGATGAGCGACGTCTTGAGGAGGCTGCGGCGACCCGGGTCGCGGAGGTTGGCCATGTCGGATTCCTTTTCTTCGATGCGATGAGGTGAAGTCGTTCGGCTCTTGTGTGCCGCGTTGCGATGCAAACAAAGGCATGTGGAGCGGCGAGGCGAATGCTAGGAGCGGGGTGCGTGCGCACCAAGCACCGTTTTTCGCAACGGGCGAACTAAAAAATAGTTCTCCTCGCGCGCGCCCAGCGACATTGCGGTGCATGCGGCATGAGCGCATGCACCAGCTTCGGGAAAACGATAAGAGCGCGACAGGAGCGACGGACCCGCGCACATTCGATTCACACAGATTGCCAATGCTTTCTGGCGCGCACGGGCACGTGTACTCATTCACGAATCCGCGGCGTATCTCGCTGAGGTCATCGGGGAAACCCTGAGCGCTTCCATACTCCGCCGAAAACCACTGGCCGACTGAAACGGCCGCGATACCAGGGAGGAACCATGTCCATCTTCGATGGCACGTACTGGCGCAATTGCCACGCGTGCGTTCGTGCGTCTTCGGCGGTGCGATGACGCGACGGGTCACCATTCAAACGCCGATGGGAGAGGCGCTGCAGTTCCGCAAGCTGGTCGGGCGCGAAGCATTGAGCCGGCTCTATGCCTTCGACGTCGAACTGCTGAGCAACAGCAATGGCATCGATCCGAAGGCGCTGCTCGGAAGGCCTGCCACGGTGGCAATGCAGACAGAGAGCGGCGGCACGCGCTACCTGAGCGGCATCGCCTCCTTCTTCGGCCTCGGCGAAGAAGACGCCCGCCAGAGCTTCTACCGAATGACGCTGCGCCCATGGCTGTGGCTCGCGACGCTCCGAAGCGACTTCCGCATCTTCCAGAACAAGAGCGTGCCAGACATCCTCACCGAAGTGCTCGGCGGCTACGGCTACGCAATGGAGCAAAGACTGAGCCGCGAGTACCGCGCGTGGGACTACTGCGTCCAGTACCACGAGAGCGATTTCTCATACGTCTCGCGCCTGTGCGAACTGGAAGGCATCGGCTACTACTTCAGGCACGAAGAACACCGCCATGTGCTGGTGTTCGCGGACGACATCGCGGCCTCGCACGAGCCGCTGCCGGGCGGTGGCACGGTGCGCTTCCATCCCTCTGAAACCTCCGGCATGACCAGCGGCAGCCGCGCCAGCCCGGGCGAGCGTATCTACGAATGGAAGAGCGGAGAAGAGATGCGCTCCGGCTTTCACTTCACCGACGACTACGACTTTCTCAAGCCCTCGGCGGACCTCTCCGGCCAGCGGCAAGCACCCGCCGGCCACACGCATGACTACTTCGAGCGCTACGAATGGCCCGGCGGGTACAAGCAGCATGAGGATGGCGAGGTCTACACGCGCATCCGGACCGAAGAGCAACACAGCGAGCGCTGCCTCGCGAGCGGACGCTCCAACAAGCGCGAACTGGCGCCGGGCCACGTCTTCGAACTCGCCAATCACCCGAGGCAAGACCAGAACCGCAAGTACCTTCTGACCAGCGTCGAATACGAGCTGCAGGAAAACATGCAGGCCAGCGAGGGTGCCGGCGAAGGCTCCGTGCAGCGCTTCGCCTTCGAAGCTCAGCCTGCCGATCATGCGTGGCGGCCTCGGCGCGTGACGCTGAAGCCGCGCACGCGCGGCCCGCAAACAGCCATCGTGGTCGGCCCGAAGAACGAAGAGACCTGGACCGACCGGCATGGCCGCGTCAAGGTCGAATTCCACTGGGATCGTCTTGGTGCGCGCAACGAAAACTCCAGCTGCTGGGTGCGTGTGTCCATGGGCTGGGCCGGGGACACCTTCGGCACCGCGGCCCTGCCGCGCGTCGGGCATGAGGTGGTCGTCGACTTTCTGAACGGCGACCCCGACTGCCCCATCATCACCGGCCGCGTGTTCAATGCCGCGAACATGCCGGCGTGGCGACTGCCCGAGCAGGCGAATCTTTCCGGCATGCGCAGCCGAGAGCTGAATGCGAACGACGGCCCGGGCCATGCAGGCGGCTCGCGCGGCAACCACCTGGTGCTGGACGACCACCCCGGAAAGATCCAGGCGCAACTCAAGAGCGATCACCTCTGCAGCAGCCTGAGCCTGGGCCACATCGGTCGTATCGACGGCACGGAAGGCCGCACCGATGATCGAGGCGAAGGCGCCGAGCTGCGTACCGACGGGCATGCTTCGGTGCGCGCGGCCAAGGGCCTGCTGCTCACCACCGAAGCCCGCCCTGGCGCGCAAGCGCATATCACCGACATCGGGGAAACCGTCGCTCGCCTGACGGCAGCGCGCGACCTGCACGAACGCCAGAGCCAGACCGCGCAGGAAGCCATGGCACACGAAGCGGGCGACCAGGATGCGGTCACGGCAGCGCTCAAGGCGCAGAACGACGCCATCAAGGGCGGCGCTGCGGAACACGGCGCGTTCGCGGAACTCGGCGAGCCGCACCTCGTGCTCGCCAGCGCGGCCGGCATCCAGAGCACCGCAGCCGGAGCCACGCACATCGCGAGCATCACGCACAACGCGCTGAGCAGCGGCGGCCACACCAGCATCAGCGCGGGCAGGAGCTTCCTGGTCAGCGTCAGGGACGCCGCGCGCCTGTTCGCCTACAAGGCCATCCGCCTGACCGCCGCCACAGCCGGCATCGACATCGTCGCGCTGCAGAACAGCATCAACCTGCTGGCCAAGCTCGACATCAAGCTGGAAGCCCACAGGATCAGCATCACCGCCAAGGAAGAGATCGTGCTCAACGGCGGCGGCAGCTTCACCAAGTGGAACGCCACCGGCATCGTGCATGGAACCCGAGGCATCTGGCGCGAGCATGCGCGCACCCACAGCTACGCGGGGCCGATGGACATGGCCAAGCTGCTGCGCATGGAAAGCGTGAGCCATGACGACAAGTACAGCGTGCGCTTCGCGCCGCTCGGCAGCGACGCAGTGTTCAAGCACATGGACATGACGGGTCTGCCCTACCGCATCCTCGACGAGCAGCAAGGGACTCGGGCCGAAGGCGTGATTCCTGAAGACGGCCGGCTGCCCAGGATCGAGTTCGACACGCCGGACGAGGCCGTGCTGGTCGTCGGCGAGGAAAGCTGGAACTGGAGCGAGGTTCCGACCGTTCGCACGCGTGAAGACGATGACTCCGATGCGCCGGAAGCCACGGACGGTGACGGCCCGCAAGACGAGCCGGCGGACTCCGAAGACTCGAAGTACGCGCGCCAGGGCGGCAGCGCGGGCGCCGGCCAATTTCTCGCCGAGTCCGCCGTGCAGGCGTACCTGAATGCACTGGCCTGAAGAAGACAAGAAATGACCATGCCCAAGCTGCTGTCCGCCACCTACCATCCCAACATCGAAGTCGCCGAGTTCATCTGCGAGGACGGCCGGCACCTGCTGCGCTCGGGAGGAACGCTGCCGTGGCGCATCAACAACCCAGGCGATCTCACGGCGCGGGTGGTCGACGGTGTACCTGCGCCGAAGAAGGCGAAGGGCTACGTCGGGTTTGCCACGACCAGATCGGGCAGGACCTTCCTGATATTTCCCGACGAGGATGCAGGGCGCGCCGAGCTGAAGGCGAATCTCAAGCGCAAGCATGGCGCACGGACCATCCCGGAAGCCATTCCGCATTACGCGCCCGAGCGCGAGAACGACACCGCGAAATACATCGACGACCTGCTCAGGACGAGCGGCATTCCGGCCAGCAGGAGGATCAGCGACTGCACCGATGCCGAGATCGAACGCATCGTCGACAGCATCTCGACGATCGAGGGGTTTCACGCGCGTGCGGAAACGCGAAAAGAGACCTGGGTGGCGGTGAGCAGGATCAACGCGACGGATGGAAGCCAGCCGGTGCCCGATGCGGAAATCATCCTGCAAAGGGAAGGCGGTGAGGAAAGGCTGAAGTCGGATGCCACCGGGCGGTTTCCTCCGGTGATTCATCCGGCGGACAAATCGACCGTACCCGTCAAGGTGATGAGCCCCAAAACCAAGGAGCCGGTGCAGGTCGGAGCTATCGGCGGCGAGACGGGCAAGGACTTCAACCTGCTGGCGAAATTCAGGAAATGGAAGGGGGTGGCTGGTTCGGAGAAACTCAATAGCGCATCACTGGGAAAGAAAACGTCGAAGAGCTATGTGGTTCAACCCGGTGACAGCCTTGGGAAGATTGCGAAGCTTTACCGAACAAGCATTGCTGCAATCAAGGAAGGCAACGGATTGAGAAGCGACCGGATATATCCGGGCGAAGTGCTATCGATCACCGCACGAGACGAAGAAAGATCCCGTGAGCAAAAGGCATCTCCTCCTCCTGTCAAGCCAACTGCACCAACACCTGTAAGTGCAGGAGCAGCTTCGGCAGCGCCACCGAAGCATTCCTCGACTCTTTCACCTGCTCCGCGTAATACGTCCGGATTGGGATCGTCAGATTCAGAGCGGTCAAAAGAAGGAACAGGAAAAATTCTGGCCTTGATCAACCTGTCCCCCAATCGCGCACCTTGGATGCCTATTGCCATTGCAGAAGCGAAACTGAGACGAGGAGAAGTAGAGCTGAAATTGCAAGAAAAAATCAACTACCACATCGAAGTCAACGACGGACTCAAAGCTCTACACGGCGACAGCAA
This region includes:
- a CDS encoding LysR family transcriptional regulator — its product is MHASILKYFIEVASCGSVRKASERLFVAASAVNRQIHKLEDELGVELFDRMPNGLRLNAAGERLLKHAQETLHQYQVMRTELDALKGERTGHVKVAAMDSFFEDLLPSAVEDFLQVFPAVTYTITAVQPMDVAQMVMSGQVDVGMTFVSRLPGGVAAVALANLPIGVVMPPGHPLANHARVSLKECARYPFLRSSSHPVISAALSPEFAAFWDDMEPAATCNSTPMLKRLIMAGKGISCFSKIAFIEDLKRGDLIWRPFELPALDQLQVGIVVPSQRVLPHVTQNFVGRMARRLTQLEIAAAAV
- the fdxA gene encoding ferredoxin yields the protein MPHVITGACIDIKDGACVKCCPVDCIYEGERTLYIHPDECIDCGVCVSACPTQAIYEDLRLPPEMAHFTAINRDFFAANVSGLGSPGGAADIGPVACDHPGIALERARLAG
- a CDS encoding enoyl-CoA hydratase-related protein → MSVLFEVIDHVATVTIDRPEVLNAVDLPTEAELQRIWSDIESRSDIRAVVLTGAGERSFCAGADLKNTSNLKGVEYWAAARPGGFGGIALRETLDVPVIARVNGLALGGGFEMVLGCDIVVACEEASFGLPEPLVGRLPLDGGMLLLQRQIPYRQAMGMMLTGQRVKAQRALEMGLVNEVVPRAELDTAVNRWVQQMLACAPLSLKAIKQVVRRTGTLSPAEAHRMRLPALVAALQSQDADEGVLAFQQKRKPQWLGR
- a CDS encoding CaiB/BaiF CoA transferase family protein, which codes for MTTAANAMPLDGIRVIDFTQVMMGPVCTQMLADHGADVIKIERKGAGDLSRSTFAPVAGEDNPIFCSLNRNKRSVEIDLRDEAQMELVKALIAGADVVTNNFRAGVMERLGLGYEDCKRLNPRIIYAVGTGFGETGPYAHKGGQDVLAQALTGVMARRADASVPVSIYPTALADYTAGMHMVQGILLALLQRERTGEGQKISVSLYNSMLAMQMQEAAMVMMEDSEVNWAAMPLSGVFDTQTGPLVLVGAFKANPLRDICTALGLEDLSLDARYATLKAQFANKAALHAIFHERFASNTREHWLVKLEEQDLLSAPVRDMREALVDPQTLHNGMILEGGTPSGRALKFIGSPIQMSAAKAALRREPPKLGQHTAEVLAEARALIEEADA
- a CDS encoding FAD-dependent oxidoreductase, with translation MSRIGDWMQEPAHDVRVAAESDVVVVGGGPAGQAAALAAARNGASVTLLERYNHLGGLASGGMVLVLDDMWDSHQQEISVRGICLEMIERMSALGLAEYPRQHEWGTLPESVRRWKRWGTYDFHSKEKPHPICFAAAFDPDAWKRTSLEMVLQAGIELRLHSWFSRTLVEDGKVKGVVCETKGGREAILGKVVIDTTGDLDVAASAGAPHISGSYIVTTVFRLGGVDTEEAERFERDEPVAWQALDREIKHMLGGAWEAWWLKTPLPGVVWCNCPHMPGLDGLKVSDLTRAEVQGRATIHKVIEFVRAKLPGFGKCTLIDMAPQTGIRQTRLLEGAYVMTKEDVSQRTRFEDSVARGRDYYYPYRTLLPRSVENLLVAGRHYSATSAAQKISREIPPCMAMGEATGTAAALALNAGVTVREVDIAKLQKTLRAQGADPGDQKGPNADVPAIARSFAKEAA
- a CDS encoding ABC transporter permease, translating into MNTRSIDTTVPGAPGAIGAPPSADPEYLAWAAARQKRIWRRRVLPALGIVGLILLWWAVIVVFGVKPFIAPTPWAVLETLYAKRDVLLDNLLPTAFEAAGGFVLGNLAAIVIATIFVHNKTLQDIFFPVVLMFNAVPLVAKAPVLVLIMGNGVEPKITIAALVCFFPTLVNMVRGLESVNPQAMELMRVLSASKTEIFFRLRLLNALPYLFSALRIAASMCVIGAVVGEWVGATVGIGAMILQATFNFDSPLLYAAIVMSATLSGLFFLLVALAEKLVIRWQPENTQ
- a CDS encoding ABC transporter ATP-binding protein translates to MAAVLNAPPVSAPAIACRDIGVRFFTERRDVTAIKSLDLDVAQGEFLTLLGPSGCGKSTFLRVVADLLQPSRGHIEVLSSTPQAARKNRDIGFVFQDAALLPWRTALQNVELPLQVGGGASRKGRRSPRELLELVGLKDRLNAFPHEMSGGQRQRVSIARALASDPKILLMDEPFGALDEITRDRLNEEILRVWRETGVTILFVTHSIHEAAFLGQRVLMLAANPGRVREIVPVELPAERTLEVRETPEFVRLTSHLRRVLETC
- a CDS encoding ABC transporter substrate-binding protein, with product MANLRDPGRRSLLKTSLIAGGLSAGGLLSVDAFAQGKARINMQLGWIVGGNQIGEVVAKRMGFYEQEGIDFAIQPGGPNIDGVAIIASGRYEVGQVSSSPSIMLAVSQGLPIKCFAVGAQKHPYTYFSLAKNPVRKPADLVGKRVGIPSTAGILLRALLAKNKIAEKDVKVVSIGADMSPLLTGQVDVVTGWLTNTTAIKVLGPDIASLTQWDAGVRLYALPYYASTKTLETQPKVIEAFLRATAKGWHHVRANRDAAVDMLVKEYPNLKREDERVAVDAMLEYAFGGLAQTQGWGAMDPAVWQEQIDTYAELGQFTARTPKVEDVISLDALKATAAARAMKG
- a CDS encoding type VI secretion system Vgr family protein, with amino-acid sequence MTRRVTIQTPMGEALQFRKLVGREALSRLYAFDVELLSNSNGIDPKALLGRPATVAMQTESGGTRYLSGIASFFGLGEEDARQSFYRMTLRPWLWLATLRSDFRIFQNKSVPDILTEVLGGYGYAMEQRLSREYRAWDYCVQYHESDFSYVSRLCELEGIGYYFRHEEHRHVLVFADDIAASHEPLPGGGTVRFHPSETSGMTSGSRASPGERIYEWKSGEEMRSGFHFTDDYDFLKPSADLSGQRQAPAGHTHDYFERYEWPGGYKQHEDGEVYTRIRTEEQHSERCLASGRSNKRELAPGHVFELANHPRQDQNRKYLLTSVEYELQENMQASEGAGEGSVQRFAFEAQPADHAWRPRRVTLKPRTRGPQTAIVVGPKNEETWTDRHGRVKVEFHWDRLGARNENSSCWVRVSMGWAGDTFGTAALPRVGHEVVVDFLNGDPDCPIITGRVFNAANMPAWRLPEQANLSGMRSRELNANDGPGHAGGSRGNHLVLDDHPGKIQAQLKSDHLCSSLSLGHIGRIDGTEGRTDDRGEGAELRTDGHASVRAAKGLLLTTEARPGAQAHITDIGETVARLTAARDLHERQSQTAQEAMAHEAGDQDAVTAALKAQNDAIKGGAAEHGAFAELGEPHLVLASAAGIQSTAAGATHIASITHNALSSGGHTSISAGRSFLVSVRDAARLFAYKAIRLTAATAGIDIVALQNSINLLAKLDIKLEAHRISITAKEEIVLNGGGSFTKWNATGIVHGTRGIWREHARTHSYAGPMDMAKLLRMESVSHDDKYSVRFAPLGSDAVFKHMDMTGLPYRILDEQQGTRAEGVIPEDGRLPRIEFDTPDEAVLVVGEESWNWSEVPTVRTREDDDSDAPEATDGDGPQDEPADSEDSKYARQGGSAGAGQFLAESAVQAYLNALA